One Halanaerobium hydrogeniformans genomic window, CCTTCAATTGAACAGTATCTCCAATATTTCTATCTCTAATTATATTAACTGCATCTGCAGCCATTTCTACTTTTTTTCCATCAATCTCTATTATTAAATCATCTTTTTCTAAATTTTGATAGGCACTACCCTCGCTCATCACTTCAACGACTTCAGCACCATCTCCTGAAACATTTACTTCATATCCTGCCCTTCTAAAAGCAACAGTCTGAGCCTGAAGCTTACTTTCTTCCATCATTTCAGCCATCAAAGCAATATATTCGTTCATATCCATATCTTCTGGTAAATGTTCTCTCATAAGTTCTAGTTCGCGATCATCAGGTTGAAATAATTTAATATAAATGTAATCCCAGGCAACAGCACGCCTGCTTCTTACTGCAGTCAGTAAAAATTCCCCATCATTTTGATAACCATATTCTACTTGAATAACAGCAGAAAGTTCAGTTGCAATTCCAGCTTCATTAACATGAAAAGGGGTAGGAATATAATTGCTCAGCACAAATAAAATAAATAGTATTCCAATAAATTTCGATAGTATTTTTTTGTTTTTATTTTTGGACATAACTATCTTCCTTTAATAATTTTTTTATAGTGTCTAAAGAATCAGCTGCAGCCTTACGGCCAGCCTCTATACAATAAGCAGCTTTATCAAGATCAAAGGCAGAAATATTATTTAATTCAGGCTCAATTGTTAATTCAACCTGCCATTCACTGCTTTGAGTATATTTAAGCTGCATAATATCAAAAGTATTTAATAAAACATCAAAAATATTATTCACAGAACTATCCAGTTTTTTAATTCCTACATCAACTGCTATAACAATATCTGCTCCTAAATTATAACAAGTACTTGCAGGTAACGGATCAATAATTCCACCATCAATTAATTTTTGGCTTCTTTTTTGATAGGGGACAAAAACTCCAGGAATTGCCGTGCTTGCTCTAATAGCTTTTGCGGCTGATCCCTCTTTTATAATTACATGATCCCCATTTTCAATATTACAGGCTACAGCAGCAAAAGGAATATTAAAATCCTGAATTTTTTTATTTTTGGTCATTATCTTTAAAAAAGTCAAAAGTTTATCACCTTTAAGTAAACCCTGCCTGGGAAAAGTGAAATCTGATAAGTGCTCCCAATCTAATTCTTCAGCCAGAGCTCTAATGTATCTTAAAGGTACACCACAGGCATATAATCCACCGATTAAACTTCCCATACTTGAACCACTTAGATAATCAATTTTTATTCCAGCTTCTTCAAGAACTTCTAAAACACCTAAATGAGCTAAGCCTCTAGCCCCTCCAGAGCCTAAAGCAAGACCAAGTTTAGGAGTATTGCTTTCCATTTATCTCACCTCAAAATTTAGTCAACATATTTATTATATATTATATTGACCTGTAAATGCAAAAAAGATTGACTATTTTTTATCCAGAAATTTTAGATAAAAATATTAGTTGATTATTTGTTTAAAAATTAATATTTTCTGATAGCTATTATTTTGTAATAGACCTGTAATTCTTGAATATAATTTGTTTATTTTTAGTAATTTCTAGAATATTTGTGATTTTCTTGACAGTATTAAGCTGCTGAGTTATACTTTAATCAAATATATAATATAGTAAATTTAATAAATTATATTTTTTATAAAGAGTCAATTTTTTTGACTTTCTTCCGGCTGAACTGCCGGATATTTTAATGTTTAAGCCAAAATTAAACAAGGAGGTTTTTATTAACAATGGACAGTTATGGTATCATATCCTTAGTACCACCTATTTTAGCAATTGTGCTTGCCTGGTGGAGTAAACAGGTGGTTTTATCACTATTTTTAGGTGTATTTGCCGGAGCTTTTATTATTAATACATATAATCCGATTCTAGCTTTTATGGCTACTTTTGATAATTATGTTCTGGCTTCACTAGCTGACTCCTGGAATGCAGGAATCATATTATTCCTACTTGCTATGGGAGGCATGATCGGAATAATTAATAAATCAGGTGGAATAATGGCAATTGGTGAATATATTGCAGAAAGAGCTAATTCTATTGCTAAAACACAGTTTGCCACCTGGCTAATGGGAATCTTAATTTTCTTTGATGATTATGCAAATACTCTTATTGTTGGTAATACAATGCGTCCAATTACAGATAAAATGAGAATTTCACGGGAAAAACTTTCATTTATCGTTGACCTTACAGCTGCTGCTGTTTCCAGTATTGTTCCAATATCAACCTGGATTGCTTTTGAGGTTGGAGTAATTAGAGATGGTTTTGACTCAATTGGGATAGAGTTAAATGCATATACAACTTTTATTCAAACAATTCCCTATCGTTTTTACAGTCTGCTGGCCCTTGTTTTTGCTTTAATAATCATCTTTACTGGCAAAGACTATGGTGCAATGTTAGAAGCAGAAAAAAGAGCTCGTTCAACTGGTGAGACTTTACGACCTGGTTCTACACCAATGGTTTCTAACGAAATCGAAGAATATAAAAAAGTTGAAGGTGAAAGTTTTACCTTTTTCAATTCATTTGCACCAATAATTGGTGTGATTTTAGTAACAATAATCGGGCTCTGGTACAATGGAGGCGGTATGGAAGCTGGAATAACGATTCAGGAAGCCTTTGGTGATGCTGATGCAAGTGTAGTCTTGCTCTGGGCAGCAGTAAGTGGTAGTTTTATTGCCGGAATACTGACTTTAGCGAAAAAAATATTATCATTAGAAGAAGTTGTTGATGGCTGGATAGATGGAGCTAAATCGATGTTTGTAGCCTGTTTAATTCTTATTTTAGCCTGGTCAATCGGTAGTATAGCAGATGATTTGGGGACTGCTAATTATTTAGTCTCAATTTTAGAAGGTAACATTATTCCAGAAATTGTTCCAGTTATGATTTTTATCTTTTCTGCATTTATTGCATTTACAATTGGAAGCTCCTGGGGTACAGTTGCGATAGTAATGCCATTAGCAATTCCACTGGCACATTCTATAGCAATTCCAATGCTTCCTACAATAGGTGCTGTTTTAACAGCTGCAGTAATGGGAGATCATTGTTCTCCTATATCTGATACAACTATTATGTCCTCTACTGCCTCTGCAGTAGACCATATGGACCATGTAAGGACTCAGATGCCCTATGCCCTTACCGTTGGTGTTGTGGCTGCTTTATTTGGCTTTTTACCGGCAGGATTTGGTATCTCTGCTTTTT contains:
- a CDS encoding patatin-like phospholipase family protein; its protein translation is MESNTPKLGLALGSGGARGLAHLGVLEVLEEAGIKIDYLSGSSMGSLIGGLYACGVPLRYIRALAEELDWEHLSDFTFPRQGLLKGDKLLTFLKIMTKNKKIQDFNIPFAAVACNIENGDHVIIKEGSAAKAIRASTAIPGVFVPYQKRSQKLIDGGIIDPLPASTCYNLGADIVIAVDVGIKKLDSSVNNIFDVLLNTFDIMQLKYTQSSEWQVELTIEPELNNISAFDLDKAAYCIEAGRKAAADSLDTIKKLLKEDSYVQK
- a CDS encoding YlbL family protein, which translates into the protein MSKNKNKKILSKFIGILFILFVLSNYIPTPFHVNEAGIATELSAVIQVEYGYQNDGEFLLTAVRSRRAVAWDYIYIKLFQPDDRELELMREHLPEDMDMNEYIALMAEMMEESKLQAQTVAFRRAGYEVNVSGDGAEVVEVMSEGSAYQNLEKDDLIIEIDGKKVEMAADAVNIIRDRNIGDTVQLKVLRDEEFLEFELETLELEGSEGNASIGVLIRSKGLDYEIPRNVKFETDNIVGPSAGSVFTMEIYNQLTEEDITGGKRIAGTGTVNLDGEVGRVSGVKYKVLAAEEAGVDIFIVPSDNYEEAAAAAVNLEVIAADKIDDIIEYLNNLLEI
- a CDS encoding Na+/H+ antiporter NhaC family protein, which codes for MDSYGIISLVPPILAIVLAWWSKQVVLSLFLGVFAGAFIINTYNPILAFMATFDNYVLASLADSWNAGIILFLLAMGGMIGIINKSGGIMAIGEYIAERANSIAKTQFATWLMGILIFFDDYANTLIVGNTMRPITDKMRISREKLSFIVDLTAAAVSSIVPISTWIAFEVGVIRDGFDSIGIELNAYTTFIQTIPYRFYSLLALVFALIIIFTGKDYGAMLEAEKRARSTGETLRPGSTPMVSNEIEEYKKVEGESFTFFNSFAPIIGVILVTIIGLWYNGGGMEAGITIQEAFGDADASVVLLWAAVSGSFIAGILTLAKKILSLEEVVDGWIDGAKSMFVACLILILAWSIGSIADDLGTANYLVSILEGNIIPEIVPVMIFIFSAFIAFTIGSSWGTVAIVMPLAIPLAHSIAIPMLPTIGAVLTAAVMGDHCSPISDTTIMSSTASAVDHMDHVRTQMPYALTVGVVAALFGFLPAGFGISAFYLLPVGLIVLYLIVNIFGKKAEDLI